A stretch of Tigriopus californicus strain San Diego chromosome 11, Tcal_SD_v2.1, whole genome shotgun sequence DNA encodes these proteins:
- the LOC131891200 gene encoding uncharacterized protein LOC131891200, translating to MRHSVWKGFFFFLTFIGGFIRPTTCQFWFEQTDSEILRYDRLDEQTDIGTAVTEDYAGAMDYRWFLNEADNDSPKAAHLKVVMKHNHIAPVSDYLEPNISAEVRMKYVKDAVQFGMLQPSNTNNHGFERKGMDHFLMGTNDYLNGNIAEYNLRLPRLPKLKRSVLSFHHLCGTKSSVQPEGECQIWVEMTKANWSDQRGSLIHKIDPIRFFNNKTVHTISEWQHEKIPIPPLVEFETFRLNLRGRHDKDNAILGLDNIHIGTRERCSPR from the exons ATGAGGCATTCCGTTTGGAAgggcttctttttcttcttgacttTTATTGGTGGCTTCATAAGACCAACCACG TGTCAATTTTGGTTCGAACAAACGGATTCCGAGATTCTGCGATATGATCGATTAGATGAGCAAACTGACATTGGAACGGCTGTAACAGAAGATTACGCTGGAGCAATGGATTACCGAtggtttttgaatgaagctgACAATGATTCACCTAAAGCTGCCCATTTGAAAGTGGTCATGAAGCACAACCATATTGCCCCTGTTTCAGATTACTTGG AGCCAAATATTTCGGCTGAAGTTCGGATGAAGTACGTCAAAGACGCCGTTCAATTTGGGATGTTACAACCCTCCAACACCAACAACCATGGGTTCGAACGGAAAGGAATGG ATCACTTTCTCATGGGTACAAATGATTACCTTAACGGCAACATAGCAGAATACAATCTTAGATTGCCTCGTCTCCCCAAGCTCAAGCGCTCGGTTCTCTCGTTCCATCATTTATGTGGAACCAAGTCTTCAGTTCAACCAGAG GGCGAATGTCAAATTTGGGTAGAAATGACAAAGGCCAACTGGTCCGACCAGCGAGGAAGCCTTATCCACAAAATTGATCCAATCAGGTTCTTCAACAATAAAACAGTTCACACAATCTCGGAATGGCAGCACGAAAAGATACCTATACCCCCtttggttgaatttgaaacttttcgCCTGAACTTGCGGGGGCGCCACGACAAGGACAATGCAATTCTTGGTCTGGATAACATTCATATCGGAACTCGAGAGCGATGCTCTCCCAGGTGA